AACCATCAATGGTCACTTGTGACCAGACGTCACCGGCAGCGGTCAATACCAAGGTATGTGCCTTCGCCGTATTCGTCGTGATGGCAATCGTTGAAGTAGTGCCCGAAATCGTTGGTGTGCCAATCGTTGTCGTATTCTTGGCAGAAGCCGACTTCGCACTGGCGGTTTTCTTAGAGGTACCTGACTTGGTCGTTTCACTCTTAGCAGCTGAATTCTTCTTACTTGAGGCGACCTTAGAAGTCGTCGTGACAACTTCAGATGATGCAGAGGTTGCGTTATTCTTGGCGTTACTTGCAAACGTTGAAACCAACGCCCAGATCAAACCAATCACCGCGATAATCGCAATCACCGCGATAATTTTTGGAATTAAGCCCCGCGTCTTTTCAATCGCAGATTCCTCTGCGCGATGCATACCAGTACGCGTGATGTTATCGGCATCTACGCGCGCATTTGACATATCAGGCACTGGTTCTGTCGCAGCCAATGCTGGCGCCACATCACCTTCATGCTTCTTGATAAGTTCATCTGCATCGACACCAACAGCCGCAGCGTATTGGCGCGTAAAAGCACGCTCGTAGAAAGCACCAGGCAACTGATCAAATTGCCCATTTTCAATGGCGGCCAAGTAACGCTTCTGGATCTTAGTCGTCGCTTGGATGTCATCCAAGGACAGACCTTTATCAAGACGTGCCGCTTGTAGTTCTTCACCGACCGTGCGGCTAGTGTTCTCAGTCATGTCACACTCTTTGTACTGCGCAGTATCACAGTACCTCTCCTTCGTACTTAGTAAGTGGAGAGATTACTAATATAGTAAACACTCCGAATAATTGCATTTAACCCTAATTTTAGCATACTTACACCATTTTTGGGCGGGCAATTATGCTTGTTATTGGCGTAACCTGTGCATTTTTCACAATTGTTAACACCTCATCGAAGTCGAGTGTCCTTAAGATATCAATCTCATCTACCAATGTTGTATAGGCAAACGTTGCCCCTTCAAATCTTGTCACAATTTCTTCTAAATTATTTAATTTATTAACCAAGCGGCCCATAGCATCCTTTTTCACCAACTCAAATTTCGAGCGCAAAGCGATAAATTCAGACGGTAAATTAGCCAATTTCGCTGACACGGCGGTCACCAGTTCCTCTGGTTCAGCTGTTTCAGCAGCAACACTTAGAAAGGCAAAACCACGCTCCCAATCAAATTCAGTGGTAAAACTTTCATCAATTAGGCCTTCATCGTACCAGAGCATATAGTCTGGTGAATAATCACCAAATACCAAGTCCGTCACCATCGATAATGCAATCACCTGCCGTAAGGCATCGACGCCTTGGGGTAGCGTCTCGCGACCGAAAAAACGTTGCCCCATGGCAATCTTATTACGTACCGTGGGGACATCGACTTCAACTAATTCGTGCCGAATCGTGGCGTCGTTAGGATATAACACCTGAGCTACTGCGCCACCCTGGCGAACACCCGCCGGTGAATCCTTGATGAGGTCCATAATTGCGGCGGTATCAAAATTACCCGTGATAAACACATCCATGTTAGCCGGTTGATAAAACGCATCAAACGCTAATTGCAAATCTGCCGGCTTGATGGCACGCACACTAGCGCGCGTACCGGCAATATCATCCGCTAGCGGTTCACCTGGAAAAAGTTGTTTTAATAACTCACGATATAAGCGGGCATCTGCATCGTCTTGATACATGTCCACTTCTTGACTAATAATCTCAGCTTCCCGGGCAACGGTGGCCGCTTCAAAGAAGGGTTGTTGCGTAAAGGTCAACAATTCTCGCAAAGCTTCATACGACTGCCCCGTCGTACTGATAAAATAACTTGTCCGACTCTGTGTTGTGAAAGCATTGCCATTGGCGCCTAGCTCACTAATACGAGTGAACGCATCGTACCCCTTTTGTGTAAAAATCTTATGTTCTAAAAAGTGGGCAACACCCGCCGGTTGCTGGTAGTCAGTACCTTGATACCGAAATCGTTGATCACGGGCGCCATAGTTGACACTCAGCATGGCGACCATCTGATGAAATTCAGGTCTTGGGGCCAAATGGATCCGTAACCCATTAGCTAATTGCGTATGACTGACTGTGTGCATAAAATCCATGACCATCATTCCCCTTTCTCAGTTAACTGATACATGACTTGGGGCACCAGTCGCTGTGCAACCATTTGAATATCAGTGGCTGTAACCGCCTGAACCCGGGCAACCCATTCTGTTTCGTCCACGAATTGTTGTGTCATAAATTGCACCACCACCCGATCAGTCACACTACTTGGACGATCTAAGTTCGCCATATAATCCGCAATCATCAGTTTTTTAATCATCGTCAATTCTTCATCGGCCAATAATTCTGTTTGAAGGCGTTCAATTTCAACTGCAATCAAATTTTGAGCCGCCTGCACTTGCTGCCGTTCTAAGCCAACTTCAATCATGAGCAAACGGGAATATGGATTGTAATCTGAGCTGATTGCATAAGCCAGACCCGCTTTTTCACGCACATTCAAAAACAGTCGTGATACGGCCAACCCGCCCAATAGCGCATTAAAGACGTAGACACTAAACCGTTCAGCAATTGGCACAGCAACATGGTATCCCTGCACCAAACGGGTTTGGATGATGTCATCAAAGGCCGTAATTGTTGCTGTTTGCGTTTTTAATGGGTGTTCAAAATATGCGGTGACGGTATTTTTGCGATTTGCAAATGCCCAGTGCGCTAATTTTGTTTGAACCAGTTGTGTATCGACATCCCCCATCACAACGATATCGATTTGATCGTGTTGCAAAGCGGCTTGCCATGCGGCCCATGCCGTTTTAGCCGTGGTTGCTTCGATTAATGTTTCATCACCAAATGCAGCCAAGGCATCGATATCATTATCAAAGTAGTGTTGCAACATTGCACGTGCTGCAATGTAACCCTTATCTTCACGTAAATCAGCCAGCCCATCAAGTGCATTTTCTTTTTGGCGCTCAAACATCGTCACATCAAAGCCCTGCTGTGGATCACCCATTGGATTGAAGATAATTTCGGCAAGCAGCTCTAAACTATCAGCCAATAATGAATTAGTTCCCATTGCAAAGGCATCGTGCACAACCGTTAAGGTCAAACGTAATGCATGGATTGAGCCGGTATTCGTGACGTACGCGCTAAAATCCGCGCCATATAATTCACTTAACCGTGTTGAAAAAGCCGTTTGACTGGGGAATTTAGCTGACGCAGTTTCTAGCATATCCGCCACCAGTGCACGACCAGCAATATCAACTTGATCTTTTTGATTCGCAAAATTCACCACGATTTGCGTTGTCGCAAATTGAGTCGTTGGGATGATATGCAAGTTCACACCTGCATGTAATGTAGTATTCAGCACATTGCCACCTTCATTTTCGTAATTTATCATATGTATCCGAGAAAATTCCCGGCACGCCTACAAAATAGGTGAGAGCAGACGTGAAAAACGTTGTTTGAATCGCTTCCAATAAGATTGATTTTTGAAGTAGGCGGTCGTCAATTGGGTTGACTGCAAAACGTCTAATTCAAAGATTTGTTCCAATGCTTCAGTAATTTCTTGGTCATACATGAATGCATTTGATTCGAAGTTCAAACCAAATGAACGAATGTCCATATTTGCTGAACCCACTGAAGCAATCCGACCATCCACTGTGACCACTTTGGCATGTAAAAAGCCTGCATCATAGCGATAGACCTCTGCCCCAGCATCCAAAATCTCCTGCGCATAGTATTCGGTCGCGCGATAAACAAATGGATGATCAGGCATATGTGGAATCATCAAGCGTACTCGAACACCTGACAAGGCTTGCATCCGTAACACCTTGAGAATACTTGCATCTGGAATAAAGTAAGGACTTTGAATAGTAATTGTCTGCTTAGCAGTTGCAAACAGCTTCAAGTACCCTTGTTCAATCTGACCTTCATCCGTATCCGGTCCCGACGTAACAATTTGCATGGCTGTATTACCACGTACCGTTGTTGTCGGAAAATATTCTGGTGCAAAATCTAGTTTCTGTTTGCGCACAGTCGCATTCCAATCAGTAAAGAAACGCGATTGTAGGGCCAAAACAGCATCACCTTCGATCCGTAAATGCGTATCCCGCCAATAACCAAATTTAGGAAAACGTCCCAGGTATTGGTCACCCACGTTAAAACCACCGATGTAGCCAATTGTACCATCTACAATGACTAACTTACGATGATCACGGAAATTCGCGCGAAAGGTAACTGGTAAGAAATGTGGCGCCATAAAGGGTTCCACTTGGCCGCCAGCAGCCCGCAATCGCTTATACATTCGATCATGGCGCCCTTTTGAGCCCATTTGATCGTAAATCACGCGAATCCGCACTCCCTGTTTGGCCTTGCGGGTTAACAAATCAACCAGTTCATTGCCAATTTGGTCGTCGTAAATCGTAAAATATTCTAAATTAACGTGATGTTTCGCTCGTTCAATATCATCGAATAATTGCGCAAACTTCTTATGCCCATCTGTGAAAATGCGCACGGCATTTTTTTGCGTCAAAATGGCTTCTTCATTTTGCAGGAACAGCCGCACGAAGCTTTGCTCTTCATACTTTTCTTTAAACTGGTCATCGACTTCATCAAGCAAGAGTTTTTGGTTACGGGCAATTTCATTTAGGCCCATCCGTTCCTGCGTTTGCAAGCTAAAAATTTTCTTAGATGATAATTTACGTCCCAGGAAAAAGTAAATGACGAAGCCAATAATTGGCAAGCCGAGTAACACTACTAACCAAGCCCAAATACTCGTCACATCACGACGTTCCCTGAAAATCGTGATAATGGCTGCTAACATATTTAGTATGTATGTCGTCCAAAGAAGCGTCCCGACTAAATGATATGTGATGAAATTGCCCATTTTCCAACCCCTCCGTTGCTCTAAATCAATAATACGAGCTTATCATAGTATACACTACCAATTAGCCTATTTTAAGGCTAATTCATCGCATACAGAAAGACCCACAGCTAGCAATACCGTGGGCCCTCAATAAAATATTTATGAATGCTCATATAGAATACTGTAAAATCAGATAATTAGCAAGTACAATAGCCAATGTCATTCATGGTAAATGAAAAGGCAGCATCAGATCGATGCTGCCTTTTCTCAGGAATCTTGTGCCTATTTGCTTGAACTTGAGCTTGAGCTTGAACTGCTTGAAG
This is a stretch of genomic DNA from Weissella soli. It encodes these proteins:
- a CDS encoding helix-turn-helix domain-containing protein — encoded protein: MTENTSRTVGEELQAARLDKGLSLDDIQATTKIQKRYLAAIENGQFDQLPGAFYERAFTRQYAAAVGVDADELIKKHEGDVAPALAATEPVPDMSNARVDADNITRTGMHRAEESAIEKTRGLIPKIIAVIAIIAVIGLIWALVSTFASNAKNNATSASSEVVTTTSKVASSKKNSAAKSETTKSGTSKKTASAKSASAKNTTTIGTPTISGTTSTIAITTNTAKAHTLVLTAAGDVWSQVTIDGSQVYYQTLPGSTSKEIEVPANAQSISLHFGNADNVTVQFDGKDVTMNNTSLVWTATLNLTDN
- the yfmH gene encoding EF-P 5-aminopentanol modification-associated protein YfmH is translated as MDFMHTVSHTQLANGLRIHLAPRPEFHQMVAMLSVNYGARDQRFRYQGTDYQQPAGVAHFLEHKIFTQKGYDAFTRISELGANGNAFTTQSRTSYFISTTGQSYEALRELLTFTQQPFFEAATVAREAEIISQEVDMYQDDADARLYRELLKQLFPGEPLADDIAGTRASVRAIKPADLQLAFDAFYQPANMDVFITGNFDTAAIMDLIKDSPAGVRQGGAVAQVLYPNDATIRHELVEVDVPTVRNKIAMGQRFFGRETLPQGVDALRQVIALSMVTDLVFGDYSPDYMLWYDEGLIDESFTTEFDWERGFAFLSVAAETAEPEELVTAVSAKLANLPSEFIALRSKFELVKKDAMGRLVNKLNNLEEIVTRFEGATFAYTTLVDEIDILRTLDFDEVLTIVKNAQVTPITSIIARPKMV
- the yfmF gene encoding EF-P 5-aminopentanol modification-associated protein YfmF, encoding MINYENEGGNVLNTTLHAGVNLHIIPTTQFATTQIVVNFANQKDQVDIAGRALVADMLETASAKFPSQTAFSTRLSELYGADFSAYVTNTGSIHALRLTLTVVHDAFAMGTNSLLADSLELLAEIIFNPMGDPQQGFDVTMFERQKENALDGLADLREDKGYIAARAMLQHYFDNDIDALAAFGDETLIEATTAKTAWAAWQAALQHDQIDIVVMGDVDTQLVQTKLAHWAFANRKNTVTAYFEHPLKTQTATITAFDDIIQTRLVQGYHVAVPIAERFSVYVFNALLGGLAVSRLFLNVREKAGLAYAISSDYNPYSRLLMIEVGLERQQVQAAQNLIAVEIERLQTELLADEELTMIKKLMIADYMANLDRPSSVTDRVVVQFMTQQFVDETEWVARVQAVTATDIQMVAQRLVPQVMYQLTEKGE
- the cls gene encoding cardiolipin synthase, translated to MGNFITYHLVGTLLWTTYILNMLAAIITIFRERRDVTSIWAWLVVLLGLPIIGFVIYFFLGRKLSSKKIFSLQTQERMGLNEIARNQKLLLDEVDDQFKEKYEEQSFVRLFLQNEEAILTQKNAVRIFTDGHKKFAQLFDDIERAKHHVNLEYFTIYDDQIGNELVDLLTRKAKQGVRIRVIYDQMGSKGRHDRMYKRLRAAGGQVEPFMAPHFLPVTFRANFRDHRKLVIVDGTIGYIGGFNVGDQYLGRFPKFGYWRDTHLRIEGDAVLALQSRFFTDWNATVRKQKLDFAPEYFPTTTVRGNTAMQIVTSGPDTDEGQIEQGYLKLFATAKQTITIQSPYFIPDASILKVLRMQALSGVRVRLMIPHMPDHPFVYRATEYYAQEILDAGAEVYRYDAGFLHAKVVTVDGRIASVGSANMDIRSFGLNFESNAFMYDQEITEALEQIFELDVLQSTQLTTAYFKNQSYWKRFKQRFSRLLSPIL